In Kordia antarctica, the following proteins share a genomic window:
- a CDS encoding cold-shock protein, with amino-acid sequence MSKGTVKFFNDTKGFGFITEEGVEKDHFVHISGLIDEVREGDEVEFDLEEGNKGLNAVNVKVI; translated from the coding sequence ATGAGTAAAGGAACAGTAAAATTTTTCAACGACACTAAAGGATTTGGATTTATCACAGAAGAAGGTGTTGAAAAAGACCACTTTGTACACATTTCAGGATTAATTGACGAAGTTCGTGAAGGCGACGAAGTTGAATTTGACCTAGAAGAAGGAAACAAAGGTTTAAACGCAGTAAACGTAAAAGTTATCTAA
- a CDS encoding SDR family oxidoreductase has product MTKKTILITGAGSGLGKGTALGLAAKGHKVIAGVHKWEQKSRLIEDAKKAGVQDNLEIIKLNILDIMDCQKAWEYDVDILVNNAGIGHSGPVSEMPVGLIREVMETNVFSNLEFAQPFIQKMVKRGSGKLVFVSSVAGLSTTPYLGAYNASKHALESIVQSLRDELTPMGLTVATINPGPYDTGFNDRMYDSYAQWFDEDVHFTPLKNIEAAAKKMAENQFDPKAMIEKMIEIIPQESHDFRTILPTDFVAMCKEYQETQYKIQSDTVDPSKK; this is encoded by the coding sequence ATGACTAAAAAAACAATTTTAATTACAGGAGCTGGATCAGGATTAGGAAAAGGAACTGCGTTAGGTCTTGCTGCCAAAGGACACAAAGTAATTGCAGGAGTTCACAAATGGGAACAAAAATCAAGGTTGATTGAAGATGCCAAAAAAGCAGGTGTTCAAGATAATCTCGAAATCATAAAATTGAATATATTAGACATCATGGATTGCCAAAAAGCTTGGGAATACGATGTAGATATATTAGTAAACAACGCTGGAATAGGACATTCTGGGCCAGTTTCTGAAATGCCCGTAGGATTAATACGTGAAGTAATGGAAACGAATGTATTTTCGAATCTTGAATTTGCACAACCTTTTATCCAAAAAATGGTAAAAAGAGGAAGTGGAAAATTAGTATTTGTATCTTCTGTTGCCGGACTTTCTACAACTCCATATTTAGGTGCGTATAATGCGTCTAAACATGCGCTTGAATCTATTGTACAGTCTTTAAGAGACGAATTAACACCAATGGGACTTACTGTTGCAACAATTAATCCTGGTCCTTATGATACAGGTTTTAACGATAGAATGTATGACAGTTATGCACAATGGTTTGATGAAGATGTACATTTTACACCATTAAAAAATATTGAAGCTGCAGCGAAAAAAATGGCAGAAAATCAGTTTGATCCAAAAGCAATGATTGAAAAAATGATAGAAATTATACCTCAAGAATCGCATGATTTTAGAACGATTTTACCAACCGATTTTGTTGCAATGTGTAAAGAATATCAAGAAACGCAATATAAAATCCAATCTGACACCGTAGATCCTTCAAAAAAATAA